A single region of the Acinetobacter sp. WCHA45 genome encodes:
- a CDS encoding zinc ribbon domain-containing protein YjdM — translation MSFPHCPKCQSEYTYQDGDLLICPECSHEWKEGEASASEQQEIIKDANGNILVDGDSVTVIKDLKIKGSSSVVKVGTKVKSIRLLIDANDGHNIDCKIDGIGAMKLKSEFVKKI, via the coding sequence ATGTCTTTTCCACACTGCCCAAAATGCCAATCAGAATATACTTACCAAGATGGCGACTTATTGATTTGCCCTGAATGTTCACATGAATGGAAAGAAGGGGAGGCATCTGCTTCAGAACAACAAGAGATTATTAAAGATGCCAACGGTAATATTTTAGTTGATGGTGATAGCGTCACTGTCATAAAGGATTTAAAAATTAAAGGTTCATCATCTGTAGTTAAAGTCGGGACGAAAGTGAAAAGTATTCGTTTATTAATCGATGCGAATGATGGACATAATATTGATTGTAAAATCGATGGGATTGGTGCAATGAAATTGAAATCTGAATTTGTAAAAAAGATCTAA
- a CDS encoding DUF2004 domain-containing protein: MSEQILEHREQLARVAMREALENQQAEDSVELFIQHHLEEVEPEYWEKYFDTSKPNLLQILELLVLDSRWDEGDLESYEILDFTLPDEITNYVICVSFDSKGQVVNISMES, translated from the coding sequence ATGTCTGAACAAATTCTTGAACACAGAGAACAATTGGCTCGTGTTGCCATGCGCGAAGCTTTAGAAAATCAACAAGCAGAAGATAGTGTGGAGTTATTTATTCAACATCATCTTGAAGAAGTTGAACCTGAATATTGGGAAAAATATTTTGACACATCAAAACCTAATTTATTACAAATTTTAGAGTTACTGGTATTAGATTCACGTTGGGATGAGGGGGATCTGGAAAGTTATGAAATTTTAGATTTCACCTTACCAGATGAGATCACAAATTACGTTATCTGCGTTAGTTTTGATTCAAAAGGGCAAGTTGTTAATATTTCAATGGAAAGCTGA
- a CDS encoding YgfZ/GcvT domain-containing protein — MSQLAFTAFSLNGVDAQKFLQGQVTVHVERLPENENRYTAICDLKGRIHFGLWIKRLNPESFELVTTQDQAEEFSKHIKKFGAFSKMKLEEIGSVFPSLNGIQTEFSSVETDIDAWQIQAIQSGQAWISQSTEHLFQPQELRLHQRDGVHFDKGCYLGQEIVARLWFKAKPKHWLHLIQGKDTVPSPASQLSKDVEVVNSAACEDGYIALVIAKPVALEELGVKVLDLPEVLNGDVARPQ; from the coding sequence ATGAGTCAGCTTGCTTTTACTGCTTTTAGCTTGAATGGTGTAGATGCGCAAAAATTTCTACAGGGTCAAGTGACTGTTCATGTAGAACGTCTCCCTGAAAATGAAAATCGCTATACCGCTATTTGTGACTTAAAAGGACGTATTCATTTTGGGTTATGGATTAAAAGATTAAATCCAGAAAGTTTTGAACTTGTAACCACCCAAGATCAAGCCGAAGAGTTTTCCAAACATATTAAAAAGTTTGGTGCTTTTTCAAAAATGAAATTAGAAGAAATAGGATCTGTTTTTCCTTCATTAAATGGCATCCAAACTGAGTTTTCTTCAGTGGAGACAGACATCGATGCTTGGCAAATTCAAGCGATTCAGTCAGGTCAAGCATGGATTAGTCAAAGTACAGAACATTTGTTTCAACCACAAGAACTACGTTTGCATCAACGTGATGGTGTACATTTTGACAAAGGTTGTTATTTAGGTCAGGAAATTGTGGCACGTCTATGGTTTAAAGCAAAACCAAAACATTGGTTACATTTAATCCAAGGCAAAGATACTGTGCCTTCTCCTGCTAGCCAGCTAAGTAAAGATGTTGAGGTTGTGAATAGTGCTGCATGTGAAGATGGCTATATCGCACTTGTAATTGCAAAACCAGTTGCTTTAGAAGAACTTGGTGTAAAGGTTTTGGATTTACCAGAAGTATTAAATGGTGATGTAGCACGACCACAATAA
- a CDS encoding DsbC family protein, with protein sequence MKITIKTWLSALSLSLLSLQIVHADSKTLEQNFKQNYPDIPITSVTPSPLSGIYEVYVSGKIIYTDENAKYLFFGNLLDVKNQKNLTEDRISELSKIDVKQLPLKQAIKHIKGKGERTLYVFTDPDCPYCQKLEQYMTSINNVTVYIFLFPLKKLHPQAETAANKIWCAKNQYEAWEDYMLHRKLAQNSGTCETPVQKNIALGQNLEISGTPTIFLENGTRVAGLPQNAQQIEQLLLEAQTKK encoded by the coding sequence ATGAAAATAACCATCAAAACTTGGCTATCAGCCTTATCACTGAGTCTATTAAGCTTACAAATAGTACATGCTGATAGCAAAACCTTAGAACAAAACTTTAAACAAAATTATCCAGATATTCCCATTACTTCAGTCACCCCATCTCCACTAAGTGGAATTTATGAAGTCTATGTGTCTGGTAAGATTATCTATACAGATGAAAATGCTAAATATCTTTTTTTTGGCAATTTACTCGATGTAAAAAATCAGAAAAACCTAACAGAAGATCGTATTTCTGAACTGAGTAAAATTGATGTAAAACAACTTCCTCTCAAACAAGCCATTAAGCACATCAAAGGTAAAGGCGAACGTACTTTGTATGTCTTTACCGATCCCGATTGCCCATATTGTCAAAAACTTGAACAATATATGACCTCAATCAACAATGTAACGGTCTACATTTTTTTATTCCCACTTAAGAAATTGCATCCACAAGCTGAAACTGCAGCAAATAAAATTTGGTGTGCCAAAAACCAATATGAGGCTTGGGAAGATTACATGCTACATCGTAAGTTAGCCCAAAATTCAGGTACATGTGAAACACCTGTACAGAAAAATATTGCTTTAGGACAAAATCTAGAAATTAGTGGGACACCTACAATCTTCCTTGAAAATGGCACTAGAGTCGCGGGCTTACCACAAAATGCCCAACAAATTGAACAACTTCTATTAGAAGCACAAACTAAAAAATAG
- a CDS encoding tetratricopeptide repeat protein, translating into MKKLLIASLILATSHSTFAADSKVTAKPDTFAQATKLYEAKNYPAAFQEMQRLADTGNAQAIYNLGYMTQVGQGTVKDEKKAAQHYQDASNKGFAQASYTLAQAYHKGDLGITKNNQKYKEYLDKASKQGSNEAIVETAKILFEQGKPEYDQIAVQKLLPLLRKDYYPAKHLKTIYDLSVGVKNNNPIMQAQAIDSLKDLAKKGYAPSLMVLGNMLANGGIVDQDLEQAKNIFTRLAAANYPNAKESLAKVEEAIAAKKATSVKTKN; encoded by the coding sequence ATGAAAAAGTTGCTGATTGCCAGCTTAATTCTTGCTACAAGTCATTCAACATTTGCGGCTGATAGTAAAGTAACTGCAAAACCAGATACATTTGCTCAAGCAACTAAACTATACGAAGCAAAAAACTACCCTGCTGCGTTTCAAGAAATGCAGCGTCTCGCTGATACAGGGAATGCCCAAGCAATTTATAACCTAGGTTATATGACTCAAGTTGGTCAAGGCACAGTAAAGGATGAAAAGAAAGCCGCACAGCATTATCAAGATGCTTCAAATAAAGGCTTTGCTCAAGCCAGTTATACATTAGCACAGGCTTATCATAAAGGTGATTTGGGCATCACTAAGAATAATCAAAAATACAAAGAATATTTAGATAAAGCTTCTAAACAAGGCTCTAATGAAGCCATTGTTGAAACTGCAAAAATTTTATTTGAGCAAGGTAAACCTGAATACGATCAGATCGCTGTTCAGAAACTATTACCATTGCTACGGAAAGATTATTATCCAGCAAAACATCTCAAAACAATCTACGATTTGAGTGTTGGTGTTAAAAATAACAATCCTATTATGCAAGCACAGGCGATTGATAGCCTTAAAGATTTAGCTAAAAAAGGTTATGCACCATCTTTAATGGTTCTCGGCAATATGTTAGCAAATGGAGGTATTGTTGACCAAGATTTAGAGCAGGCAAAAAATATTTTTACTCGCTTAGCAGCAGCTAACTATCCAAATGCGAAGGAATCATTGGCTAAAGTTGAAGAAGCAATTGCTGCAAAAAAAGCAACTTCAGTAAAAACAAAGAACTAA
- the mutM gene encoding bifunctional DNA-formamidopyrimidine glycosylase/DNA-(apurinic or apyrimidinic site) lyase, whose translation MPELPEVETTKTSLLPLLEQRVQAVRVHNPSLRWPIPDDIEKLIGQRLTQLKRRSKYILAEFEQDQMLWHLGMSGSFRLCEPNEELRKHDHLVIDFEDQQLRYHDPRRFGCILWLDETNQEKLIDTLGPEPLSDEFNAVYLFEKLSKKNVGIKIALMDNHNVVGVGNIYATESLFNVGIHPAQPASTLSLVQIESLVIEVKRILKHAIELGGSTLRDYTNAMGENGYFQQTLLAYGRAGEMCVNCETTLENLKLGQRASVFCPQCQPLKLSKV comes from the coding sequence ATGCCAGAACTTCCTGAAGTTGAAACCACAAAAACCAGTTTACTGCCGCTTTTAGAGCAACGTGTACAAGCTGTAAGAGTACACAATCCTAGTTTGCGCTGGCCTATCCCTGATGATATTGAAAAATTAATTGGTCAACGTTTAACTCAACTCAAACGTCGTTCCAAATATATTTTGGCTGAATTTGAACAAGATCAGATGCTATGGCATTTAGGTATGTCAGGCAGCTTTCGTTTATGTGAACCAAACGAAGAATTGCGTAAACATGATCATCTTGTAATCGACTTCGAAGATCAACAGCTTCGCTATCATGATCCACGTCGCTTTGGGTGTATTCTATGGTTAGATGAAACCAATCAAGAAAAACTGATTGATACATTAGGGCCAGAACCGCTAAGTGATGAATTTAACGCTGTTTATTTATTTGAAAAACTCTCAAAAAAGAATGTCGGCATCAAAATTGCTTTAATGGATAATCATAATGTAGTAGGCGTTGGTAATATTTATGCGACTGAAAGCTTATTCAATGTCGGTATACATCCTGCACAACCCGCTTCAACATTGAGTTTAGTGCAAATTGAAAGCTTAGTGATTGAAGTAAAACGCATTCTAAAGCATGCAATTGAGCTAGGTGGTTCTACATTACGCGATTATACCAATGCAATGGGTGAAAATGGATACTTCCAACAAACACTCCTTGCTTATGGTCGAGCTGGTGAAATGTGTGTTAATTGTGAAACTACATTAGAAAACTTAAAGTTAGGTCAACGTGCTAGTGTATTTTGTCCACAATGCCAACCTTTGAAACTAAGCAAAGTATAG
- a CDS encoding peptidylprolyl isomerase encodes MQTAIVRHILVKDKDLAEQLKKRIQSGADFSKIAKQYSTCNSAKRGGELGEVKKGQLVPVIDKLVFTAAERILHGPIKSQFGFHLIEVKFRMDGLR; translated from the coding sequence ATGCAAACCGCAATTGTTCGACATATTCTCGTCAAAGATAAAGACTTAGCCGAACAGCTAAAAAAACGAATTCAGTCTGGTGCTGATTTTAGCAAAATCGCCAAACAATACTCTACTTGCAACTCAGCTAAACGTGGAGGCGAACTCGGTGAAGTGAAAAAGGGGCAATTGGTCCCTGTTATTGATAAATTAGTTTTTACAGCAGCAGAACGAATCTTACACGGCCCGATCAAAAGCCAATTTGGTTTTCACTTAATTGAAGTCAAATTTCGCATGGATGGCTTAAGATAA
- a CDS encoding gamma-glutamylcyclotransferase family protein gives MNQLFVYGTLCPNRENAHILGGIGGDWQKASVHGTIHILDWGPDKGLPALVLAEQDPLIMGYLFSTEKLEQNWQMLDEFEGFQYERVVAEVILESGEKIHAWTYVMKPQELK, from the coding sequence ATGAACCAACTATTTGTCTATGGCACACTTTGCCCAAACCGAGAAAATGCGCATATTTTGGGTGGAATCGGTGGAGATTGGCAAAAAGCATCGGTACACGGCACAATTCATATTTTAGATTGGGGACCAGACAAAGGTTTACCTGCCTTAGTTTTAGCTGAACAAGATCCATTAATCATGGGATATTTATTCAGCACGGAAAAATTAGAACAAAACTGGCAAATGTTAGATGAGTTTGAAGGATTCCAATATGAGCGAGTTGTTGCTGAGGTTATCTTGGAATCTGGTGAAAAAATACATGCATGGACTTATGTGATGAAACCGCAAGAATTAAAATAA
- the mscL gene encoding large conductance mechanosensitive channel protein MscL — MSIIQEFKEFAIKGNMMDLAIGVIIGGAFGKIIDSLVKDIIMPLISVITGGGVDFTQKFIVLGDNPNNLQSLDQLTKAGVNVLTYGNFLTIFINFIILAWVVFLMVKVMNRMRKQKEAAPAAPAPTPEDIQLLREIRDSLKK, encoded by the coding sequence ATGAGTATTATTCAAGAATTTAAAGAATTTGCCATCAAAGGCAATATGATGGATCTTGCCATTGGTGTCATCATTGGTGGTGCATTTGGTAAAATTATTGATTCATTGGTGAAAGATATCATCATGCCACTTATTTCAGTTATTACTGGTGGGGGTGTTGATTTTACGCAGAAGTTTATTGTGCTCGGAGACAATCCAAATAATTTACAGTCTTTAGATCAATTAACGAAAGCAGGTGTCAATGTTTTAACCTATGGTAATTTCTTAACCATCTTTATTAATTTCATTATTTTGGCATGGGTTGTGTTTCTTATGGTGAAAGTAATGAATCGTATGCGTAAACAAAAAGAAGCAGCGCCAGCAGCACCAGCGCCTACACCTGAAGATATTCAATTATTACGTGAAATTAGAGACTCTTTGAAAAAATAA
- the typA gene encoding translational GTPase TypA: MSDIKNLRNIAIIAHVDHGKTTLVDKLLQQSGALGDRAGEIERVMDSNALESERGITILAKNTSITWLDQRTDTTYRINIVDTPGHADFGGEVERVMSMVDCVLLLVDSQEGPMPQTRFVTQKAFARGLKPIVIINKVDKPSARCDWVIDQVFDLFDNLGATDEQLDFPIVYASGLRGVAGPSPEELAEDMTPLFQTIVDIVEPPAVDVDGPFQMQISSLDYNSFVGVIGVGRIQRGGVKTNTPVTVIDKEGNTRNGRILKIMGYHGLERIDVEEASAGDIVCITGIDALNISDTICDQKNVEALPPLSVDEPTVSMTFQVNNSPFAGKEGKFVTSRNIRERLDRELIHNVALRVEDTDSPDRFKVSGRGELHLSVLIENMRREGFEMGVSRPQVIMKEVDGERQEPYENVTFDVEEQHQGSVMEQMGHRKGEMTNMEVDGKGRIRIEATVPSRGLIGFRSEFLTMTSGTGIMTSSFSHYGPVKQGTVAKRQNGVLISMVQGTCLGYALFSLQDRGRLFAKPQLEVYEGMIVGINSRSDDMVVNPTKAKQLTNVRASGTDDALTLTPAIEYTLEQALEFIEDDELVEVTPKSIRIRKRYLTENERKRNRDK, translated from the coding sequence ATGTCTGATATTAAGAATCTCCGCAATATCGCAATTATTGCGCACGTCGACCACGGTAAAACCACGCTTGTCGATAAATTACTTCAACAATCTGGTGCTTTAGGTGACCGTGCAGGCGAGATTGAGCGTGTCATGGACTCGAATGCGCTTGAAAGTGAACGTGGTATTACTATTCTTGCAAAAAATACGTCAATTACGTGGTTAGATCAACGTACTGACACAACTTACCGCATCAATATCGTAGACACCCCAGGACATGCGGACTTCGGCGGTGAAGTTGAACGTGTAATGTCGATGGTTGACTGTGTATTGCTTCTTGTTGACTCTCAAGAAGGTCCAATGCCACAAACTCGCTTTGTAACGCAAAAAGCGTTCGCGCGTGGTTTGAAGCCAATCGTAATTATCAACAAAGTTGATAAGCCAAGTGCACGTTGCGACTGGGTAATCGATCAAGTATTTGACTTGTTTGATAACTTGGGTGCAACTGATGAGCAGTTAGATTTCCCAATCGTTTACGCTTCTGGTTTACGTGGTGTAGCTGGTCCTTCTCCTGAAGAATTAGCGGAAGATATGACACCATTGTTCCAAACTATCGTTGATATCGTTGAACCACCAGCAGTTGATGTTGATGGTCCATTCCAAATGCAGATTTCTTCACTTGACTATAACAGCTTCGTTGGTGTTATCGGTGTTGGTCGTATTCAGCGTGGTGGTGTAAAAACGAATACTCCTGTGACTGTGATTGATAAAGAAGGCAATACACGTAACGGTCGTATCTTAAAAATCATGGGTTACCACGGTTTAGAGCGTATTGATGTTGAAGAAGCATCAGCAGGTGATATCGTTTGTATCACTGGTATTGATGCACTCAATATTTCTGACACAATTTGTGATCAAAAAAATGTAGAAGCTTTGCCACCATTGTCCGTAGATGAACCTACGGTTTCGATGACATTCCAAGTCAACAACTCACCGTTTGCTGGTAAAGAAGGTAAATTTGTAACTTCACGTAATATTCGTGAACGTCTTGATCGTGAATTGATTCACAACGTTGCATTACGCGTTGAAGATACTGATAGTCCAGACCGCTTTAAAGTTTCTGGTCGTGGTGAACTTCACCTTTCAGTATTGATTGAAAATATGCGCCGTGAAGGCTTTGAAATGGGCGTATCACGTCCACAAGTGATCATGAAAGAAGTCGATGGCGAAAGACAAGAGCCATACGAAAACGTAACGTTTGATGTTGAAGAGCAACATCAAGGTTCAGTAATGGAACAAATGGGTCACCGTAAAGGCGAAATGACCAATATGGAAGTTGACGGAAAAGGTCGTATCCGTATTGAAGCAACTGTACCTTCACGTGGTTTAATTGGATTCCGTTCTGAGTTCTTAACCATGACTTCTGGTACAGGGATCATGACATCAAGCTTCTCGCACTACGGTCCTGTTAAGCAAGGTACTGTTGCGAAGCGTCAAAACGGTGTATTGATTTCTATGGTTCAAGGTACTTGCTTGGGCTATGCATTATTCAGCTTACAAGACCGTGGTCGTTTATTCGCTAAACCTCAGTTAGAAGTTTATGAAGGTATGATCGTGGGTATTAACTCGCGTTCGGACGATATGGTTGTTAACCCAACTAAAGCAAAACAATTAACCAACGTTCGTGCGTCTGGTACGGATGATGCTTTAACTTTAACGCCTGCAATTGAATATACGCTTGAACAAGCACTTGAATTCATTGAAGATGATGAGTTAGTTGAAGTAACACCAAAATCGATCCGTATTCGTAAACGTTACTTAACTGAAAACGAACGTAAGCGTAACCGTGATAAATAA
- a CDS encoding uracil-xanthine permease family protein — protein MSNSQPEQPLDLVYGLNDRPKPFIAFLAALQHLLAILVPIVTPGLLICLALGVSREDTNMILSMSLIISGIATFLQCKKVGPFGAGLLIVQGTSFNFIGPIIGIGSAMVAAGTPVEQVMAAIFGVVIAGSFIEMGVSRILPWVKQLITPLVTGIVVLLIGLTLIKEGLISMGGGYMAMQDHTFANTDNLIMSCTVLAVIILLNRVQIIWVKSSAILIALVIGYILAGFMGHLNFSVLQDAPLIQIPTPMHFGLSFSWSLFMPMAFIYLVTSLEAIGDVTATSKISNQPVDGPIWMQRIKGGVLVNGANSFLAGIFNTFPSSVFAQNNGVIQLTGVASRYVGIWIAILLIILGLFPAVAAVIQAVPQAVLGGAVMVMFGAVAASGINILSSIHLDRRALLIIAISLALGLGVAQVPQILEHLPELFKNIFSSGVATGGIAALILNIVLPETQK, from the coding sequence ATGTCAAATTCTCAACCCGAACAGCCACTTGATCTCGTCTACGGACTCAATGATCGTCCAAAACCGTTCATCGCATTTTTAGCGGCTTTACAACATCTTTTAGCAATTTTAGTCCCGATTGTCACTCCAGGATTATTAATTTGCTTAGCACTTGGTGTATCTCGTGAAGACACCAATATGATCCTGTCGATGTCTCTGATCATCTCAGGAATTGCAACCTTTTTACAGTGTAAAAAGGTCGGTCCTTTCGGTGCAGGACTATTGATTGTTCAAGGGACAAGTTTTAACTTTATTGGCCCAATTATTGGTATTGGTAGCGCCATGGTTGCTGCAGGTACGCCTGTTGAGCAAGTGATGGCTGCTATTTTCGGTGTGGTAATTGCAGGTTCATTTATTGAAATGGGCGTGTCTCGGATTCTACCTTGGGTAAAACAATTAATTACCCCTTTAGTTACAGGTATCGTTGTTCTCTTAATTGGTTTGACACTGATTAAAGAAGGTCTGATTAGCATGGGAGGCGGTTATATGGCCATGCAAGATCATACTTTTGCCAATACAGACAATCTGATCATGTCCTGTACAGTACTGGCGGTCATTATTTTATTGAATCGTGTTCAAATTATTTGGGTAAAAAGTTCAGCAATTTTAATCGCATTAGTGATTGGTTACATTCTTGCAGGCTTTATGGGTCATTTAAACTTTTCCGTATTGCAAGATGCACCATTAATTCAAATTCCTACCCCTATGCATTTTGGTCTAAGCTTCTCTTGGAGCTTGTTCATGCCAATGGCATTCATCTATCTCGTTACTTCACTTGAAGCCATTGGCGATGTGACAGCGACAAGCAAAATCTCCAACCAACCTGTAGACGGCCCCATTTGGATGCAACGCATTAAAGGTGGTGTACTTGTGAATGGTGCCAACTCATTTTTAGCAGGTATCTTCAACACCTTCCCAAGTTCAGTGTTTGCACAAAACAATGGCGTGATTCAACTCACTGGTGTGGCAAGTCGCTATGTCGGGATCTGGATTGCGATCTTATTGATCATTTTAGGTCTCTTCCCTGCTGTAGCTGCCGTGATTCAAGCTGTTCCCCAAGCAGTGCTAGGTGGTGCGGTAATGGTGATGTTCGGTGCGGTGGCTGCATCTGGAATTAACATTCTTTCAAGTATTCATCTTGACCGCCGCGCTTTACTGATTATTGCGATTTCTCTTGCATTAGGTTTAGGTGTAGCACAAGTTCCACAAATCCTTGAACATCTTCCTGAATTATTCAAAAACATTTTCAGCTCAGGTGTTGCAACGGGTGGTATTGCAGCGTTGATTTTAAATATTGTTTTACCTGAAACTCAAAAATAG
- a CDS encoding methyltransferase: MDPRSEVVIRQQDYLNGQILLINAPNDQLAKNLPHQVQASVWTWNYADHQGFQSTGINSYFSVEFPQASFDQVVIFVPKSKELLNYILHVVVSQLTLGQSVFLVGEKKGGVERAAKQLLQYGKAFKIDSARHCQFWHMKIEKREIHKPLDHWLKNYIVQVNQEQLEICALPGVFSQDHLDVGTAVLLPYLSQVKSGKIADFGCGAGIISAYLAKINPNQHIFALDVDAFALRSTEFTFQKNDLNLSQLHLQPVTSFVDAPKDLDAIVSNPPFHQGIHTNYDASEELCQLAKKHLKNSGELWIVANRFLNYPPLIEQSFGQCLVKADQQGFKVLYACAK; this comes from the coding sequence ATGGATCCACGTAGTGAAGTCGTTATACGACAACAAGATTATTTAAATGGGCAAATCTTACTGATTAATGCGCCCAATGATCAACTCGCCAAAAATTTACCTCACCAAGTACAAGCCTCTGTCTGGACTTGGAATTATGCTGATCATCAAGGTTTTCAAAGCACTGGTATAAATTCATATTTCTCAGTTGAGTTTCCACAAGCAAGTTTTGATCAGGTTGTTATTTTCGTTCCAAAATCTAAAGAGTTATTGAATTATATTCTTCATGTCGTGGTTAGCCAGTTAACACTCGGTCAAAGCGTATTTCTAGTGGGTGAAAAAAAAGGCGGTGTTGAACGTGCTGCAAAACAACTCCTGCAATATGGTAAAGCCTTTAAAATTGATAGTGCACGCCACTGTCAATTTTGGCACATGAAAATTGAAAAGAGAGAAATACACAAACCACTTGACCATTGGTTAAAAAACTATATTGTGCAAGTCAATCAAGAACAGCTCGAAATCTGTGCTTTACCGGGTGTATTTAGTCAAGACCATTTAGATGTTGGAACAGCCGTATTACTCCCTTACCTGAGCCAAGTAAAATCAGGTAAGATTGCCGACTTTGGTTGCGGTGCTGGAATTATTAGTGCTTATTTAGCCAAAATAAATCCAAACCAGCACATTTTTGCACTTGATGTTGATGCATTTGCATTACGGTCTACTGAGTTCACTTTTCAAAAAAATGATCTGAACTTATCACAGCTACATCTACAGCCTGTCACAAGTTTTGTTGATGCGCCTAAAGATCTAGATGCCATCGTAAGTAATCCACCTTTTCATCAAGGCATTCATACCAATTACGATGCAAGTGAAGAGCTCTGCCAATTGGCGAAAAAGCATCTGAAAAATTCAGGTGAACTTTGGATAGTGGCGAATCGTTTTCTAAACTATCCACCTCTGATAGAGCAGAGCTTTGGTCAATGTCTTGTGAAGGCAGATCAACAGGGATTCAAAGTGTTATATGCCTGTGCGAAATAA
- a CDS encoding amino acid permease encodes MSDTSAPQHLQRQLGARHLNMIAIGGSIGTGLFLASGSTIATAGPGGALLAYALIGIMIYFLMTSLGELATHNPSSGAFFTYGSRYVEEGFGFALGWNYWYNWAITVAFELVAVQFIMKFWFPEISGFYWSAVFLAVIFAINAMTVKGFGESEFWFSMIKVIAIIVFIIIGIAMIAKIMLTPNVSAFSNWTKGDAPFVGGLQALVGVAMIAGFSFQGTEMVGVAAGESKDPKKTIPLAIKQIFWRILLFYILCIFIIGTLVSYDNPLLLHAAESENIALSPFTLLYEKAGFAFAASLMNAVILSAILSAGNSGMYSSTRMLFDMAKEGRAPKWFSKLDTRGVPMNALYATTAVAALCFLTTFIGEQQVFNWLLNMSGMCGFIVWLGIAISHYRFRKGYLAQGHKLEDLAYRAKFFPFAPWFAFILCSIIILGQNYQALIGGKIDWLGLLSTYISIPLFLAIWLGYKWKHKTKLIAYKEMNVKEGE; translated from the coding sequence ATGAGCGATACATCTGCTCCTCAACACCTTCAGCGTCAGCTCGGAGCACGCCACCTGAATATGATTGCCATTGGCGGATCGATTGGTACAGGCTTATTCCTTGCTTCAGGCTCTACGATCGCTACCGCAGGTCCTGGCGGTGCGTTACTCGCTTATGCACTTATTGGAATCATGATTTATTTCTTGATGACTAGTTTAGGCGAGCTTGCAACTCATAACCCAAGTTCTGGTGCTTTCTTCACCTATGGTAGTCGCTATGTAGAAGAAGGTTTTGGTTTTGCTTTAGGATGGAACTATTGGTACAACTGGGCGATTACAGTCGCATTTGAATTAGTAGCCGTCCAATTCATCATGAAATTTTGGTTTCCAGAAATTTCTGGCTTCTATTGGAGTGCTGTATTTTTGGCTGTGATCTTTGCAATCAATGCAATGACGGTCAAAGGCTTTGGTGAAAGTGAATTCTGGTTTTCAATGATTAAAGTTATTGCCATTATTGTATTTATCATCATCGGTATCGCAATGATTGCAAAAATTATGCTGACTCCAAATGTTTCTGCATTTAGCAACTGGACTAAAGGTGACGCGCCATTCGTTGGTGGATTACAAGCACTGGTTGGTGTTGCAATGATCGCAGGGTTCTCATTTCAAGGTACTGAAATGGTCGGTGTAGCTGCTGGTGAATCAAAAGATCCTAAGAAAACGATTCCTTTGGCGATCAAACAGATTTTTTGGCGAATTCTACTTTTCTATATTTTGTGTATTTTCATCATTGGTACACTGGTCAGCTACGATAATCCTTTGTTACTGCATGCCGCAGAAAGTGAAAATATTGCACTTTCTCCATTTACTCTTCTCTATGAAAAAGCAGGATTCGCATTTGCTGCAAGCTTAATGAATGCAGTTATTCTGAGTGCAATTTTATCTGCGGGTAACTCTGGAATGTACTCTTCTACCCGTATGCTATTTGATATGGCTAAAGAAGGTCGTGCGCCAAAGTGGTTCTCCAAATTAGATACACGTGGCGTTCCAATGAATGCACTGTATGCAACTACAGCAGTTGCAGCATTATGTTTCCTAACGACATTTATCGGTGAGCAACAAGTTTTTAACTGGTTACTTAATATGTCTGGGATGTGTGGATTTATCGTCTGGCTAGGCATAGCAATATCACATTATCGTTTCCGCAAAGGCTATTTAGCTCAAGGTCATAAGTTAGAAGACCTCGCTTATCGTGCAAAATTCTTTCCATTTGCACCGTGGTTTGCATTTATTCTCTGTTCCATCATTATTTTAGGTCAGAACTATCAAGCCCTGATTGGTGGAAAAATTGACTGGTTAGGACTACTTTCAACCTATATCAGTATTCCGCTATTTCTTGCAATTTGGTTAGGGTATAAGTGGAAACACAAGACCAAACTCATTGCTTACAAAGAGATGAATGTGAAAGAAGGTGAATAA